One stretch of Catellicoccus marimammalium M35/04/3 DNA includes these proteins:
- the atpD gene encoding F0F1 ATP synthase subunit beta has protein sequence MNTGKIVQVIGPVVDVEFSDRTALPDINNALYVYKGSEEDKQKVVLEVAVELGDSIVRTIAMESTDGLQRGMEVLDTGAPISVPVGTETLGRVFNVLGDTIDLKEPFPKETERSSIHKKAPSFDELSTNTEILETGIKVIDLLAPYLKGGKIGLFGGAGVGKTVLIQELIHNIAQEHGGISVFTGVGERTREGNDLYHEMSESGVINKTAMVFGQMNEPPGARMRVALTGLTIAEYFRDVEHQDVLLFIDNIFRFTQAGSEVSALLGRMPSAVGYQPTLATEMGQLQERITSTKQGSITSIQAIYVPADDYTDPAPATAFAHLDATTNLERSLAAQGIYPAVDPLASSSSALAPEIVGKEHYEVATQVQHILQRYRELQDIIAILGMDELSDEEKVLVGRARRIQFFLSQNFHVAETFTGLKGSYVPVKETVRGFKEILEGKYDHYPEEAFRNIGSIDEVVEKAKKIGY, from the coding sequence ATGAACACAGGGAAAATTGTACAAGTAATCGGACCTGTTGTGGATGTAGAATTCTCTGATCGTACAGCGTTACCTGATATTAATAATGCTTTGTATGTTTACAAAGGCTCAGAAGAGGATAAACAGAAAGTAGTATTAGAAGTAGCTGTCGAATTGGGAGATAGTATCGTTCGTACGATTGCTATGGAATCAACAGATGGATTACAACGTGGAATGGAAGTTCTAGATACAGGAGCACCAATTTCTGTACCTGTTGGAACAGAAACATTAGGTCGTGTCTTCAATGTTTTAGGAGATACTATCGACTTAAAAGAACCATTCCCTAAAGAAACAGAACGTAGCTCTATTCATAAGAAAGCTCCAAGCTTTGATGAATTAAGCACAAATACAGAAATTTTAGAAACAGGGATTAAGGTTATTGACTTATTAGCTCCTTACTTAAAAGGTGGTAAAATCGGTTTATTCGGTGGTGCCGGAGTTGGTAAAACCGTTTTAATTCAAGAATTAATTCATAATATTGCACAAGAACATGGGGGTATCTCTGTTTTCACTGGTGTAGGAGAACGTACTCGTGAAGGGAACGACTTATACCATGAAATGAGTGAATCTGGAGTTATTAACAAAACAGCCATGGTCTTTGGACAAATGAATGAGCCACCAGGAGCACGTATGCGTGTTGCCTTAACAGGGTTAACGATTGCTGAATATTTCCGTGATGTAGAACATCAAGATGTGTTACTATTCATCGATAATATTTTCCGTTTCACTCAAGCTGGTTCTGAAGTATCTGCCTTATTAGGTCGTATGCCTTCAGCCGTAGGATACCAACCTACATTAGCTACAGAAATGGGTCAATTACAAGAACGTATCACTTCAACAAAACAAGGTTCTATCACTTCTATTCAAGCGATTTACGTACCAGCGGATGACTACACAGACCCAGCGCCAGCTACAGCCTTTGCACACTTAGATGCAACGACAAACTTGGAACGTAGTTTAGCAGCCCAAGGGATTTATCCAGCGGTCGATCCATTGGCTTCTTCTTCTAGTGCGTTAGCACCAGAAATTGTTGGTAAAGAACATTACGAAGTAGCGACTCAAGTTCAACATATTTTACAACGTTACCGTGAATTGCAAGATATCATTGCGATTTTAGGTATGGATGAACTTTCTGACGAAGAAAAAGTATTAGTTGGACGTGCACGTCGTATTCAATTCTTCTTATCTCAAAACTTCCACGTAGCTGAAACTTTCACTGGTTTGAAAGGTTCTTATGTTCCAGTTAAAGAAACTGTTCGTGGATTTAAAGAAATCTTGGAAGGAAAATATGATCATTACCCTGAAGAAGCTTTCCGTAATATTGGTTCTATCGATGAAGTTGTAGAAAAAGCGAAAAAAATTGGATATTAG
- a CDS encoding YigZ family protein — MYSIQKPAQAEIEIKHSRFICYLYPVQTEEEAKEYIQKHKKEEWKANHHCSAFILGDKQEIQRSNDDGEPAGTAGMPILEVLQKGELTNIVAIVVRYFGGIKLGKGGLIRAYCQATKEALEQAIIVEKKWQKEVTLSYEYALIDSLQYYLSQNQYVIVDTTYTTEVSTHLMIDVEEEENFCQSIEERFASKIRLCWGEVQEIEVPVSPPLL, encoded by the coding sequence ATGTACAGTATACAAAAACCAGCTCAAGCGGAAATTGAAATTAAACATTCTCGTTTTATTTGTTACCTTTATCCGGTTCAAACAGAAGAAGAAGCAAAAGAATATATTCAAAAACATAAAAAAGAGGAATGGAAAGCAAATCATCATTGTAGTGCTTTTATTTTAGGAGATAAACAAGAAATTCAAAGAAGTAATGATGATGGGGAACCAGCAGGTACTGCGGGAATGCCTATTTTAGAAGTTTTACAAAAAGGAGAACTGACAAATATTGTTGCCATTGTTGTTCGTTACTTTGGGGGAATCAAACTAGGAAAAGGTGGATTGATTCGTGCTTATTGCCAAGCAACAAAAGAAGCATTAGAACAGGCGATTATTGTTGAGAAAAAATGGCAAAAAGAGGTAACACTATCTTATGAGTATGCTTTGATTGATTCTTTGCAATATTATTTATCTCAAAATCAATATGTAATTGTAGATACTACTTATACAACAGAGGTTTCTACTCATTTAATGATTGATGTCGAAGAAGAAGAAAACTTTTGTCAATCTATTGAAGAACGTTTTGCTTCAAAAATTCGTCTTTGTTGGGGAGAAGTTCAAGAAATCGAAGTTCCTGTTTCACCTCCTCTTCTTTAA
- a CDS encoding ComF family protein, with protein MKCLFCKQEYHPSYSIKDLLFHPFLGQASLCPNCSQALQKVDAKEERCPYCGHREVPCQECELWREQYHLQHHSLYYYDDWGREFMERYKIKGEYSLRHCFQKEIYIALHSYQKEGFILCPIPLTKAKREQRGFSQVEGLLEFSHLSYCSFLEKIHEETQGLKNKAERLKTPYMFALKEGSVVKDKKICLVDDIYTTGRTITYGYDCLQKGGAKEVVSFSLWRA; from the coding sequence ATGAAATGTCTATTTTGTAAACAAGAGTATCATCCTAGTTATTCAATAAAAGACTTACTGTTCCATCCTTTTTTAGGACAAGCTTCGTTATGTCCTAATTGTTCTCAAGCATTGCAGAAAGTAGATGCAAAAGAAGAACGTTGCCCATATTGTGGACATCGAGAGGTGCCCTGTCAAGAATGCGAACTTTGGCGGGAGCAATATCACTTACAACATCACTCTCTTTATTACTATGATGACTGGGGAAGAGAATTTATGGAACGTTATAAGATTAAAGGTGAGTATTCCTTGCGTCATTGTTTTCAAAAAGAAATCTATATTGCATTACATTCCTACCAAAAAGAAGGATTTATTTTATGTCCGATTCCTTTAACAAAAGCAAAACGAGAACAACGTGGTTTTTCTCAAGTAGAAGGATTATTAGAATTTAGTCATCTTTCTTATTGTTCTTTTTTAGAAAAAATCCATGAAGAAACACAGGGATTAAAAAATAAAGCGGAACGTTTAAAAACTCCATATATGTTTGCTTTAAAAGAGGGTAGTGTCGTGAAAGATAAAAAAATTTGTCTTGTGGATGATATTTATACTACTGGACGTACGATTACTTATGGTTATGATTGTTTACAAAAAGGGGGAGCCAAGGAAGTAGTTAGTTTTTCTTTATGGCGAGCATAA
- a CDS encoding GntR family transcriptional regulator, whose amino-acid sequence MSESTPIYMRIHDQIQQCIEEGKWQVGDRLPAERILAEQFSVSRMTLRQAIQTLADEGILERKVGSGTYVASQKVQEKMSGITSFTEIIENQGKIPSSKTVFYKVVKPNLQEQEALQIDGEDKIVRMERIRYANEIPICVETTSIPYEFIMNLDKTEISSSLYATLAKKENLRLGKAVQHITASLASDKIADLLELKVGEPILQLRQTTFLKDGRPLEYVRSKYAAHRFEFVLEK is encoded by the coding sequence ATGTCAGAATCAACACCGATTTATATGCGTATTCATGATCAGATTCAGCAATGTATTGAAGAAGGGAAATGGCAAGTAGGAGATCGTTTGCCAGCGGAAAGAATTTTAGCGGAACAATTTTCAGTTAGTCGTATGACTTTACGTCAAGCCATCCAAACCTTAGCAGATGAAGGAATATTGGAACGTAAAGTAGGTTCAGGAACTTATGTCGCCAGCCAAAAAGTACAAGAAAAAATGTCTGGAATTACAAGTTTTACAGAGATTATTGAAAATCAAGGAAAAATTCCTTCTAGTAAAACTGTGTTTTATAAAGTGGTCAAACCAAATTTACAAGAACAAGAGGCGCTTCAGATTGATGGTGAAGATAAAATTGTTCGTATGGAGCGTATTCGTTATGCGAATGAAATTCCGATTTGCGTAGAGACCACAAGTATTCCCTACGAATTTATTATGAATTTAGATAAAACAGAAATTAGTTCTTCTTTGTATGCAACGTTAGCTAAAAAAGAGAACTTACGCCTTGGAAAAGCGGTGCAACATATTACAGCTTCTTTAGCTTCAGATAAAATTGCGGATCTTTTAGAATTAAAAGTTGGAGAGCCAATTTTACAATTGAGACAAACTACCTTTTTAAAAGATGGGCGTCCACTAGAATATGTTCGTAGTAAATATGCAGCCCATCGTTTTGAATTTGTATTGGAGAAATAG
- the hpf gene encoding ribosome hibernation-promoting factor, HPF/YfiA family: MFKYVIRGENIEVTDAIRAYVEKKIDKLTRYFNQVPEATAHVNLRVYPERSTKIEVTLPLPYLTLRAEEMNPDLYSGIDLVVDKLERQLRKYKTKINRKMREKEKFSEHLHNLEVLAAQEEADEWEEEKQFDIVRTKHVNVKPMDSEEAILQMNMLGHDFFIFEDVDHGGVSIVYRRKDKKYGLITTEE, encoded by the coding sequence ATGTTTAAATATGTCATTCGTGGAGAAAATATTGAAGTTACAGATGCAATTCGTGCTTATGTGGAAAAGAAAATTGATAAATTAACTCGTTATTTTAATCAAGTTCCAGAAGCAACAGCACATGTAAATCTTCGTGTGTATCCTGAACGTTCTACAAAAATTGAAGTAACGTTACCATTACCTTATTTAACTCTACGTGCAGAGGAAATGAATCCTGATTTATATAGTGGAATTGATTTAGTAGTAGATAAACTAGAACGTCAATTACGCAAATATAAAACAAAAATTAACCGCAAAATGCGTGAAAAAGAGAAATTTTCTGAACATTTACATAACTTAGAAGTATTAGCTGCCCAAGAAGAAGCTGATGAATGGGAAGAAGAAAAACAATTTGATATTGTTCGTACAAAACATGTCAATGTAAAACCAATGGATAGTGAAGAAGCAATTTTGCAAATGAATATGTTAGGTCACGATTTCTTTATCTTTGAAGATGTAGATCACGGTGGAGTAAGCATCGTATATCGTCGTAAAGATAAAAAATATGGGCTAATTACAACAGAAGAATAA
- the atpA gene encoding F0F1 ATP synthase subunit alpha, which produces MGMNAEEISTLIKEQIANYKEVLSVDEVGTVTYIGDGIARANGLDNAMSGELLAFENGAYGMAQNLESNDVGIIILGDYESIREGDKVSRTGKIMEVPVGESLIGRVVNPLGQPVDGEGPIVTEKTRPVEAKAPGVMQRKSVTEPLQTGWKAIDALVPIGRGQRELIIGDRKTGKTSIAVDAILNQKDQDMICIYVAIGQKESTVRSAVETLRQHGAMDYTIVVTASASQPAPLLYLAPYAGAAMGEEFMYNGKHVLVVYDDLSKQAAAYREISLLLRRPPGREAYPGDVFYLHSRLLERAAKLNDELGGGSMTALPVVETQAGDISAYIPTNVISITDGQIFLENDLFYSGVRPAIDAGLSVSRVGGSAQIKAMKKVAGTLRLDLASYHELEAFTQFGSDLDEATQAKLNRGKRTVEVLKQGLHQPLAVEKQVLIIYALTHGFIDNIELDQVLDFQNGLFDYVEGHNPEILSVIKETKDLPDEETLDRLLNEYVELFLHKG; this is translated from the coding sequence GTGGGCATGAATGCTGAAGAAATTAGTACATTAATTAAAGAACAGATTGCCAATTATAAAGAAGTACTCTCAGTAGATGAAGTAGGTACAGTAACTTATATTGGTGATGGCATTGCCCGTGCAAATGGTTTAGATAATGCCATGAGTGGTGAGCTATTAGCTTTTGAAAATGGCGCATACGGTATGGCTCAAAACTTAGAATCCAATGATGTTGGTATCATTATTTTAGGTGATTATGAATCTATTCGTGAAGGAGATAAAGTATCTCGCACAGGCAAAATTATGGAAGTACCCGTTGGAGAAAGCTTAATTGGACGTGTTGTCAATCCATTAGGTCAACCCGTAGATGGTGAAGGACCTATCGTTACTGAAAAGACTCGTCCAGTAGAAGCAAAAGCTCCTGGAGTTATGCAACGTAAATCTGTAACAGAACCATTACAAACAGGATGGAAAGCGATTGACGCTTTAGTTCCAATTGGTCGTGGACAACGTGAATTAATCATTGGGGACCGTAAAACAGGGAAAACATCAATTGCAGTAGATGCAATTTTAAATCAAAAAGATCAAGATATGATTTGTATCTATGTAGCAATTGGGCAAAAAGAATCTACGGTTCGTTCTGCTGTAGAAACTTTACGTCAACATGGAGCAATGGATTACACAATTGTTGTAACTGCAAGTGCTTCTCAACCAGCCCCATTACTATATCTAGCACCTTATGCTGGAGCTGCAATGGGTGAAGAATTTATGTATAACGGAAAACATGTATTAGTGGTATATGATGACTTGTCAAAACAAGCTGCCGCTTATCGTGAAATTTCCCTATTACTACGTCGTCCGCCAGGACGTGAAGCTTATCCAGGGGATGTATTCTACTTGCATTCTCGTTTATTAGAACGTGCTGCCAAATTAAATGATGAATTAGGTGGCGGTTCAATGACAGCCTTGCCTGTTGTTGAAACACAAGCAGGAGATATTTCTGCTTATATTCCAACAAACGTAATTTCTATTACTGATGGACAAATCTTCTTAGAAAATGATTTGTTCTATTCTGGAGTTCGTCCTGCGATTGATGCTGGTTTATCCGTATCTCGTGTAGGGGGATCTGCGCAAATTAAAGCAATGAAAAAAGTTGCTGGTACTTTACGTTTGGACTTAGCAAGTTACCATGAATTAGAAGCCTTTACTCAATTTGGTTCAGACTTAGATGAAGCGACTCAAGCAAAATTAAATCGTGGTAAACGTACCGTTGAAGTATTAAAACAAGGATTACACCAACCATTAGCGGTAGAAAAACAAGTATTAATTATTTATGCTTTGACGCATGGATTCATTGATAATATTGAATTGGATCAAGTATTAGATTTCCAAAATGGACTATTTGATTATGTAGAAGGACATAATCCAGAAATCTTATCTGTAATTAAAGAAACAAAAGATTTACCAGACGAAGAAACTTTAGATCGCTTATTAAATGAGTATGTAGAATTATTTTTACATAAAGGATAA
- the yidD gene encoding membrane protein insertion efficiency factor YidD: protein MLKKIVLKLIFFYQKYISPGLPRRCRYYPTCSQYMVDAIQVHGVIKGGIMGVARILRCHPFIKGGIDYVPLKFSIFRNHDECYHGPYTKEHIQEELKHEQKK from the coding sequence ATGCTCAAAAAAATTGTGTTAAAATTAATCTTTTTTTACCAAAAGTATATTTCTCCTGGATTACCTCGACGTTGTCGTTATTATCCAACATGTTCTCAATATATGGTAGACGCGATTCAAGTGCACGGAGTGATAAAAGGTGGTATAATGGGAGTTGCTAGAATTTTACGTTGTCATCCTTTCATAAAAGGAGGTATTGATTACGTGCCTTTAAAATTCAGTATTTTTCGTAATCATGATGAATGCTATCATGGTCCATATACAAAAGAACATATTCAAGAGGAGTTAAAACATGAGCAAAAAAAATAA
- a CDS encoding DUF1146 family protein, whose translation MVYILCHLMFIYLTFWALQSLRLEKCFKKGYAKQIRILYLLLSIAIGFTVSSFFLQVIQLFKNFVFTFVK comes from the coding sequence ATGGTTTATATTTTATGTCATCTAATGTTTATTTATTTAACCTTTTGGGCATTGCAATCTTTACGTTTGGAAAAATGTTTTAAAAAGGGATATGCTAAACAGATTCGAATACTGTATTTATTGTTATCAATAGCCATTGGTTTTACAGTAAGTTCTTTCTTCTTGCAAGTGATACAGTTATTTAAAAATTTTGTATTCACTTTCGTAAAGTAA
- a CDS encoding F0F1 ATP synthase subunit epsilon, which yields MDEHMMIVNIVTPDGLVYDHHAKMVIAKTVDGEIGLMANHAPIIAPLDIDVVRIKRCDSDKHVDWIAVNGGILEMRDNLVSIVADSAERERDIDVSRAERAKIRAEEAVARAKEAKDVDEYRRAEIALHRAINRINVSRHR from the coding sequence ATGGATGAACATATGATGATCGTCAATATTGTTACACCTGATGGTTTAGTATACGACCACCATGCAAAAATGGTGATTGCGAAAACTGTTGATGGTGAAATTGGATTGATGGCTAACCATGCTCCAATTATCGCTCCATTGGACATTGACGTTGTTCGAATTAAGCGTTGTGATAGTGATAAGCACGTAGATTGGATTGCTGTAAATGGTGGAATTTTAGAAATGCGTGATAATCTAGTATCTATCGTCGCTGATTCTGCAGAACGGGAACGTGATATTGATGTGTCACGTGCAGAACGAGCTAAGATTCGTGCCGAAGAAGCTGTTGCAAGAGCAAAAGAAGCGAAAGATGTTGATGAATATCGTCGAGCAGAAATTGCGCTCCATCGTGCCATTAATCGTATTAATGTATCAAGACATCGTTAA
- a CDS encoding DNA-directed RNA polymerase subunit beta — protein MKTRNKRFLQRLLLILVIFILLFLIGVVVGFVVVGKGSWSSIFQWDTWQHIFDFWRS, from the coding sequence ATGAAAACAAGAAATAAACGCTTTTTACAACGACTACTTCTTATTTTAGTCATCTTCATTCTTTTATTTCTTATTGGAGTGGTTGTAGGATTTGTTGTAGTCGGAAAAGGATCATGGTCCTCAATCTTTCAATGGGATACTTGGCAACATATTTTTGATTTTTGGAGAAGTTAA
- a CDS encoding helicase-related protein — protein sequence MLGHQWKKEPTKEKRRFILTRKKVFYPYYYAVEQIPALEIKENKIYCHFCHQWTNKEEATLPNGKFYCPHCISYGRITNQDQILRCPFPKNKKQQLQISCAWQGSLSPYQQKTANDLLRLYQKEERMVLFAVTGAGKTEMLFLLLEQELQRGKRIAYVSPRVDVIKELYQRFSAAFPMIPIPILYGECHDYFLSEFVVCSIPQCIHFYQAFDLIIVDEADAFPFANNTLLHAMVDHACQPDGKILFMTATMNQELSTYPKCHLPLRYHLQPLPVPQFIFFPKKGWQKWYYKKKIKDQLKKTTRRVLVFYPSIYQLEAEFLTWEKCFPNLKIACVHSKDQQRGEKIQDFYQEKYDLLLTTMILERGVTFSNIDVWVMHAEHPNFKREVLVQIAGRAGRKKDFATGKVIFWSEGETIAMQKAKKEIMDNNKKGEKLKHEMSIL from the coding sequence ATGTTAGGTCATCAATGGAAAAAAGAGCCAACAAAAGAAAAGAGAAGATTTATTTTAACAAGAAAAAAGGTCTTTTATCCTTATTATTATGCAGTAGAACAGATTCCAGCACTAGAAATAAAAGAGAATAAAATCTATTGTCATTTTTGTCATCAATGGACAAATAAAGAAGAAGCAACGTTACCCAATGGAAAATTCTATTGTCCACATTGTATTTCTTATGGAAGAATAACGAATCAAGATCAAATTCTACGTTGTCCTTTTCCTAAAAATAAAAAGCAACAATTACAGATTTCTTGTGCTTGGCAAGGATCGCTTTCTCCTTATCAACAAAAGACAGCCAATGACTTATTGAGACTTTATCAAAAAGAGGAACGAATGGTTTTATTTGCGGTTACTGGAGCTGGGAAAACAGAAATGTTATTTCTCCTTTTAGAACAAGAATTACAAAGAGGAAAACGAATTGCTTATGTTTCACCACGAGTGGATGTAATTAAAGAATTATATCAACGTTTTTCCGCAGCTTTTCCAATGATTCCTATTCCTATTTTATATGGCGAATGCCATGATTATTTTCTTAGTGAGTTTGTAGTTTGTTCCATTCCCCAATGTATACATTTTTATCAAGCTTTTGATTTGATTATTGTAGATGAAGCAGATGCTTTTCCTTTTGCTAATAATACTTTGCTACATGCAATGGTAGACCATGCTTGTCAACCCGATGGGAAAATTCTTTTTATGACGGCCACGATGAATCAAGAATTGAGCACTTATCCAAAATGCCATCTTCCATTACGTTATCATCTACAACCCTTACCTGTTCCTCAATTTATATTTTTCCCTAAAAAAGGATGGCAAAAGTGGTATTATAAAAAGAAAATCAAAGATCAATTAAAGAAGACTACACGACGGGTTTTAGTTTTTTATCCTAGTATTTATCAACTAGAAGCAGAATTTTTGACTTGGGAAAAGTGTTTTCCTAATTTAAAGATTGCTTGTGTTCATAGTAAAGATCAACAGCGAGGAGAAAAAATTCAAGACTTTTACCAAGAAAAGTATGATCTTTTATTAACGACAATGATTTTAGAACGCGGAGTAACTTTTTCCAACATCGATGTTTGGGTCATGCATGCAGAGCATCCTAATTTTAAAAGAGAAGTGTTAGTGCAAATTGCAGGACGTGCAGGAAGGAAAAAAGATTTTGCTACAGGAAAGGTTATCTTTTGGTCAGAAGGGGAAACCATAGCAATGCAAAAAGCGAAAAAGGAAATTATGGATAATAATAAGAAAGGAGAGAAATTAAAACATGAAATGTCTATTTTGTAA
- a CDS encoding F0F1 ATP synthase subunit gamma has protein sequence MGASLMEIQRRIESTKKTSQITSAMQMVSGSKLNRSEEAAYNFQIYADKVRQITTQVVASHSEFEDSSSKEGMEFHCMLRQREIKKTGYLVITTDKGLAGGYNSAVIRQTLNVMEEKGHDKEDSVLMVIGGNGADFFKGRGYNVAYELRGLSDQPNFDEVRQVVRSAVQMYHNQVFDELYVCYNHHVNSLTSQYRMEKMLPINDLDHTEAQEFEVDYLFEPSEDAILDKLLPQYAESMIYGAILDAKTAEHAARMTAMKSATDNAHNIISDLSITYNRARQSSITQEITEIVGGAAALE, from the coding sequence ATGGGAGCCTCTTTAATGGAAATTCAACGTCGTATTGAATCTACAAAAAAAACGAGTCAAATTACCAGTGCGATGCAAATGGTATCAGGATCCAAATTGAATCGTTCTGAAGAAGCTGCATATAATTTCCAAATTTATGCAGATAAAGTACGACAAATTACTACTCAAGTTGTTGCTTCACACAGTGAGTTTGAAGATTCTAGTTCCAAAGAAGGAATGGAATTTCATTGTATGTTACGACAAAGAGAGATTAAAAAGACTGGATATCTAGTAATTACAACGGATAAAGGATTAGCTGGTGGTTATAATAGTGCCGTAATTCGTCAAACGTTGAATGTAATGGAAGAAAAAGGACACGATAAGGAAGATAGTGTTTTAATGGTAATTGGTGGAAATGGAGCTGACTTTTTCAAAGGTCGAGGTTATAATGTCGCTTATGAATTACGTGGATTAAGTGATCAACCAAACTTTGATGAAGTACGTCAAGTTGTGCGTAGTGCAGTACAAATGTATCATAATCAAGTTTTTGATGAATTATATGTTTGCTACAATCACCATGTTAACTCTTTGACAAGTCAGTATCGCATGGAAAAGATGTTACCTATTAATGACCTAGATCATACAGAAGCTCAAGAATTTGAAGTGGACTATTTATTTGAACCTTCTGAAGATGCGATTTTGGATAAATTATTACCACAATATGCAGAAAGTATGATTTATGGAGCTATTTTAGATGCTAAAACTGCTGAACATGCTGCTCGTATGACAGCGATGAAATCAGCGACAGATAATGCTCATAACATTATAAGTGATTTATCAATCACTTATAACCGAGCACGCCAATCTTCTATTACACAAGAAATTACAGAAATCGTCGGCGGAGCCGCAGCCTTAGAATAG
- a CDS encoding DUF2969 family protein, whose translation MSKKNKDLEVMEKSVTIQRDGKNYSASEFWLGKKCMGTIVDLDGNFEVTVEPEKTTMRVRNFSDGIEYLLKEWNLHQ comes from the coding sequence ATGAGCAAAAAAAATAAAGATTTAGAAGTAATGGAAAAATCAGTAACAATCCAACGTGATGGAAAAAATTATTCAGCTTCTGAATTTTGGTTAGGAAAAAAATGTATGGGAACAATTGTTGATTTAGATGGGAATTTTGAAGTAACTGTTGAACCAGAAAAAACAACAATGCGTGTTCGTAATTTTTCAGATGGGATTGAATACCTATTAAAAGAGTGGAATTTACATCAATAA
- the murA gene encoding UDP-N-acetylglucosamine 1-carboxyvinyltransferase: MEYILVRGGHPLEGNVKIEGAKNAVLPILAATLLASEGKTILHNVPILSDVLIMEQIIRALNVDIEFDREENTMVIDATKQLLVETPYEYVSQMRASIVVMGSLLARNGHAKVAMPGGCAIGKRPIDLHLKGFEALGATITQTAGYIEAKADHLHGAHIYLDFPSVGATQNILMAAVLAEGETILENAAREPEIVDLANLLNKMGAKVRGAGTDTIRVTGVSSLHGVEYNVVQDRIEAGTFMIAAAMTKGNVLIEDAIVEHNVPLISKLKEMGATIEQEEQGVRVIGPEKLEGTTIQTMPHPGFPTDMQAQMSAIQLIAEGPSKITETVFENRFQHLTQMARMGAQFTIDGNVAHIDGGNPLQGTEVEATDLRAAAALILLGLCAEGETKVTHLEFLDRGYYDFHNKLKDLGADIERVNPDEK, from the coding sequence ATGGAATATATTTTAGTGCGCGGAGGACATCCATTAGAAGGTAACGTAAAAATTGAAGGAGCTAAAAATGCAGTTCTTCCCATTTTGGCAGCAACATTGTTAGCTTCTGAAGGAAAAACAATTTTACATAATGTTCCTATCTTGTCTGATGTTCTAATTATGGAACAAATTATTCGTGCTTTAAATGTAGATATTGAATTTGATCGTGAAGAAAATACTATGGTCATTGATGCTACTAAACAATTATTAGTAGAAACTCCATATGAATATGTTAGTCAAATGCGTGCTTCTATTGTTGTTATGGGTTCTTTATTAGCACGTAATGGTCATGCTAAAGTAGCAATGCCAGGAGGTTGTGCAATTGGTAAACGTCCAATCGACTTACACTTAAAAGGATTTGAAGCTTTAGGAGCAACAATTACTCAAACAGCGGGTTATATTGAAGCGAAAGCTGATCATTTACATGGAGCACATATTTACTTAGATTTCCCAAGTGTTGGAGCTACGCAAAATATTTTAATGGCTGCCGTTTTAGCAGAAGGAGAAACAATTTTAGAAAATGCTGCTCGTGAGCCAGAAATCGTTGATTTAGCAAACTTATTAAATAAAATGGGTGCAAAAGTGCGTGGAGCAGGAACAGATACGATTCGTGTAACTGGGGTATCTTCTTTACATGGCGTAGAATATAATGTCGTTCAAGACCGTATTGAAGCAGGTACTTTCATGATTGCAGCTGCAATGACAAAAGGAAATGTATTAATTGAAGATGCGATTGTTGAACATAACGTTCCATTAATTTCTAAATTAAAAGAGATGGGTGCTACGATTGAACAAGAAGAACAAGGAGTTCGTGTTATTGGTCCAGAAAAATTAGAAGGAACAACGATCCAAACCATGCCACATCCAGGTTTCCCAACAGATATGCAAGCACAAATGTCTGCTATTCAATTAATTGCAGAAGGTCCAAGTAAAATTACTGAAACTGTGTTTGAAAATCGTTTCCAACATTTAACACAAATGGCACGTATGGGCGCACAATTTACTATCGATGGAAATGTTGCTCATATTGATGGAGGAAATCCATTACAAGGAACAGAAGTTGAAGCTACGGACTTACGTGCAGCAGCAGCTTTGATTTTATTAGGATTATGCGCAGAAGGAGAAACAAAAGTAACACACTTAGAATTTTTAGATCGTGGTTACTATGATTTCCATAATAAATTAAAAGATCTAGGAGCAGATATCGAACGCGTGAATCCAGACGAAAAATAA